In Trichoderma asperellum chromosome 1, complete sequence, a single window of DNA contains:
- the PYR4 gene encoding Dihydroorotate dehydrogenase (fumarate) (BUSCO:EOG092D37V8) → MASHPTLKTTFAVRSEATTHPLTSYLLRLMDLKASNLCLSADVPTARELLYLADKIGPSIVVLKTHYDMVSGWDFHPDTGTGAKLASLARKHGFLIFEDRKFGDIGHTVELQYTGGSARIIDWAHIVNVNMVPGKASVASLAQGARRWLERYPCEVKTSVTVGTPTMDQFEDAEDAKDGEPVTVNGNGSNMMEKPIYAGRNGDGRKGSIVSITTVTQQYESAASPRLTKTIAEGDESLFPGIEEAPLNRGLLILAQMSSEGNFMTREYTQACVEAAREHKDFVMGFISQEALNTQADDDFIHMTPGCQLPPEDEDQQTNGKVGGDGQGQQYNTPYKIIGIAGSDIAIVGRGILKASDPVEEAERYRSAAWKAYTERLLR, encoded by the coding sequence ATGGCATCACACCCAACCCTCAAGACGACCTTCGCTGTAAGGAGCGAAGCGACAACGCATCCTCTAACCTCCTATCTGCTCCGGCTCATGGACCTCAAGGCGTCCAACCTCTGCTTGAGCGCTGATGTGCCGACGGCGCGAGAGCTCCTTTACCTTGCTGACAAAATCGGCCCTTCCATCGTTGTGCTCAAGACACATTACGACATGGTCTCTGGGTGGGATTTTCACCCGGATACTGGCACTGGTGCCAAGCTGGCCTCGCTAGCTCGAAAACACGGCTTCCTCATTTTCGAGGACCGCAAGTTCGGGGACATTGGCCATACTGTTGAGCTGCAGTACACCGGCGGCTCGGCGCGCATCATCGACTGGGCCCACATTGTCAACGTCAACATGGTACCAGGCAAGGCGTCTGTGGCCTCCCTGGCCCAGGGTGCCAGGCGATGGCTGGAGCGGTATCCGTGCGAGGTGAAGACATCGGTTACTGTTGGCACCCCTACCATGGACCAGTTTGAggatgctgaagatgctAAAGATGGTGAGCCTGTTACGGTCAACGGCAACGGGTCCAATATGATGGAGAAGCCCATTTACGCTGGGCGCAATGGCGATGGCCGCAAGGGAAGCATCGTTTCTATCACTACTGTTACTCAGCAGTACGAGTCCGCCGCCTCGCCCCGACTGACAAAGACAATCGCAGAGGGAGATGAGTCACTATTTCCGGGAATCGAAGAGGCGCCACTGAACCGTGGTCTCCTCATCCTTGCCCAGATGTCTAGCGAAGGCAACTTTATGACCAGGGAATATACCCAAGCTTGCGTCGAGGCTGCTAGGGAACACAAAGACTTTGTTATGGGCTTCATCTCACAAGAGGCGCTGAACACACAGGCAGACGACGACTTTATCCACATGACTCCAGGTTGCCAGCTTCCtcccgaagacgaagatcaGCAGACAAACGGCAAGGTTGGAGGAGAtggccaaggccagcagTATAACACGCCATATAAGATTATTGGCATCGCCGGCAGCGACATCGCCATTGTAGGTAGAGGCATTCTGAAGGCATCTGATCCCGTAGAGGAGGCAGAACGTTACCGATCAGCAGCATGGAAAGCCTACACCGAGAGGCTGCTgcgataa
- a CDS encoding uncharacterized protein (EggNog:ENOG41~TransMembrane:2 (o208-226i527-545o)) — protein sequence MEVAVDGRAERGPTKKRRRIVISCTECHRRKQKCDRELPCGNCRSRNKESSCFYEAGAPTAREHEAHAGLYSSEQNDDDASKSKSEPLSSVASSWGYAQSGGSSTLCFLQKIERASTADGEDALTNTSASGHASQQDTFAVREKYKGLIRLLPARMYIDQLTEIFFSDLNWQYYLVEPQHFHELLGQWTNIPFRLLSSRGPEALSPDLKVFPALLFQVIATALLVLPKSLHESFESLKYAANMTFEDLAIDYSESSMSILNLLGTKSLCTTSIQTGFLRASFLKYTANVTESWHQVGKTIRDAQELGMHRDSLDPKPKSNDVESVLLNQWQIEKRRHLYMMLGSWDIHMCLILGRPGSMNWRHGFPTLPIDARFTEASDRSKTPVIPREEGVDPPTPLTRNILLYKTMLPLRDVLDLEPEGPCPRDFSKVHKIQQNIMDIHDSTPAAFRIDNPDRQWDHLPELHWLHQARCLSEQMFYFTLVALHRPYIFHREESRLEVIKGCLGMLEMQKRMFEGLPPKSWKNWQLFYGSFDAVTLIASIYILFPYENSEFREIAIQHCHWTVERFATMKDMNPLAKSALGVLRAVVARLVKAVGNCAPSSSVSPPVDPLRHNSNTTTPTSTGKTFGSTPASSVGRASVEGSFKGAPESISSAAAAIPSTAEESSACLSTMMPGGWELQQDGNGNSFPSIAPFFAMGDLIYKDLTVDQIDDVPPQTDSDPLLLGGSFMWQFEGGFGEDTVWQFLNQHQTSGNETG from the exons ATGGAGGTTGCAGTCGATGGCCGGGCCGAGCGGGGCCCGACTAAGAAGCGGAGACGAATTGTCATCTCGTGTACGGAGTGTCATCGAAGGAAGCAAAAG TGCGATCGGGAGCTGCCGTGCGGGAACTGCAGGTCAAGAAACAAGGAATCGAGCTGCTTTTACGAGGCCGGTGCGCCCACGGCCCGCGAACACGAAGCGCATGCTGGTCTATATTCCTCAGAGCAGAACGATGACGATGCGTCAAAATCAAAGTCTGAGCCACTGTCTTCCGTGGCCTCGTCTTGGGGCTATGCTCAATCAGGGGGGTCATCGACGCTGTGCTTCCTCCAGAAAATCGAGAGAGCCAGCACGGCGGATGGGGAGGATGCGCTGACCAATACCTCAGCATCGGGCCACGCATCGCAACAGGATACGTTTGCGGTCAGGGAAAAGTACAAGGGTCTCATTCGGCTGCTCCCCGCTAGGATGTACATTGACCAATTGACcgaaatcttcttctccgatcTCAACTGGCAGTACTACCTGGTCGAGCCTCAGCACTTCCACGAACTCTTGGGCCAATGGACCAATATTCCCTTCAGGCTCCTTTCTTCTCGGGGCCCAGAAGCTTTGTCTCCGGACCTGAAGGTGTTTCCGGCGCTCTTATTCCAAGTCATTGCGACTGCGCTACTCGTTCTTCCCAAATCTCTCCATGAATCGTTTGAGTCGCTGAAATATGCTGCAAACATGACGTTTGAGGATCTGGCAATCGACTACAGCGAGTCCAGTATGTCTATCCTCAATCTTTTGGGCACAAAGTCCCTTTGTACGACGTCGATTCAGACTGGATTCCTTCGAGCATCCTTCCTCAAGTATACTGCCAACGTTACGGAATCG TGGCACCAAGTTGGTAAAACGATAAGAGATGCACAAGAGCTGGGTATGCACCGAGATTCACTTGATCCAAAGCCGAAGTCGAACGATGTAGAGAGTGTCTTGTTAAATCAATGGCAAATTGAGAAAAGGAGACATCTGTACATGATGCTCGGGTCATG GGATATTCACATGTGCCTCATCCTAGGTCGTCCCGGTTCTATGAATTGGAGACACGGCTTCCCCACACTACCTATTGACGCCCGATTTACTGAGGCATCGGATCGGTCCAAAACTCCCGTCATCCCTAGAGAAGAAGGCGTTGACCCCCCAACGCCATTGACAAGAAACATACTTCTGTACAAAACAATGTTGCCACTGCGGGACGTTCTAGACCTAGAACCCGAAGGGCCATGCCCCAGAGACTTTTCAAAAGTGCACAAGATACAACAAAACATCATGGATATACATGACAGCACGCCAGCCGCCTTCCGGATAGATAATCCAGACAGGCAATGGGATCACTTGCCCGAATTGCACTGGCTTCATCAGGCAAGGTGTTTGTCTGAACAGATGTTCTATTTCACCTTGGTTGCGCTCCATCGACCCTACATTTTCCACCGAGAGGAGAGTCGACTTGAGGTGATTAAGGGCTGCCTCGGTATGCTAGAAATGCAGAAGCGCATGTTTGAAGGACTGCCACCGAAATCTTGGAAGAA TTGGCAGTTATTCTACGGCAGCTTTGATGCAGTCACGCTGATTGCCTCCATTTACATACTATTTCCTTACGAGAACTCAGAGTTTAGAGAAATTGCGATACAGCATTGTCACTGGACGGTCGAGCGGTTTGCAACCATGAAAGATATGAACCCCTTAGCCAAGTCGGCATTAGGAGTTCTTCGAGCAGTGGTGGCTAGGCTCGTCAAGGCCGTCGGAAACTGcgcgccatcttcttctgtcaGTCCTCCTGTTGATCCCCTGCGTCACAACTCAAATACTACTACGCCGACATCGACGGGGAAGACTTTTGGATCGACACCAGCAAGTTCGGTTGGCAGGGCTTCAGTGGAAGGAAGCTTCAAAGGAGCTCCTGAATCCATATcgtcagctgcagcagccattcCATCAACTGCCGAGGAATCGTCGGCCTGCCTTTCGACAATGATGCCCGGTGGATGGGAGCTGCAACAagatggaaatggaaataGCTTTCCCTCGATAGCGCCGTTTTTCGCGATGGGAgatcttatatataaggaTCTAACAGTCGATCAGATCGACGATGTACCACCACAGACAGATTCTGATCCGTTACTACTGGGAGGCTCATTCATGTGGCAATTCGAAGGAGGCTTTGGGGAAGACACAGTGTGGCAGTTCTTGAATCAGCATCAGACCAGCGGCAACGAAACCGGCTGA
- a CDS encoding uncharacterized protein (EggNog:ENOG41) encodes MAHKMNPSVGNDIRDFVQRFHELQVHRDTMDNLFKDLVIYCNQVENELRHESQRLLNAQIDLQNAANLRSDLERRVRLYEAQEEDAKDKADKEMDKLKNHNPYVMVLIDGDGLMFRDTWIKQGLEGGKKVAYALRAAVAERFGEEAEGLEIVAKVVANLSGLSRAMQRDGCVDSPSILKDFTLGFTQAKATFDYIDVGYGKERADSKIKETTRWHLRNHNCKHIMLGISHDAGYAPFLDETLQNEATRQRISIIEGVATVPDLVATNVKIEKLGGGLFRDDKLSDKYPTLAQIASSQSPPAQLIASRTASPAISAGSSQTRTPTMSYAGIVSSASPPPQITLPFTLPRKQQTPSGTGSWREKSQARVQSESQYQLIPSSIPDNWNPGRRGFDEPIRVNIQVMETIKKRKDNDKLCNNHYLRGPCAKKDICPFAHDYKINEDEIKAVAVLARQNPCSSGQYCEAEDCIYGHHCPSIRDGVCVHPFCKFAEDAHPPGTKYKNAYIHAN; translated from the exons ATGGCACATAAAATGAATCCATCCGTCGGGAATGATATAAGGGATTTCGTTCAGCGATTTCACGAGTTGCAAGTGCATAGAGATACGATGGATAATCTGTTCAAG GACCTCGTGATATACTGCAATCAGGTCGAAAATGAACTTCGCCATGAAAGTCAGAGACTGCTCAATGCCCAGATAGATCTTCAAAATGCGGCAAATCTCAGATCAGATCTGGAGCGTCGCGTTCGTCTTTATGAGGCCCAGGAGGAAGATGCAAAAGACAAAGCGGATAAAGAAATGGACAAACTAAAG AACCACAATCCTTATGTCATGGTATTGAtagatggcgatggccttATG TTCCGAGATACATGGATTAAGCAAGGTCTTGAAGGTGGTAAAAAAGTCGCATATGCCTTACGGGCTGCCGTGGCAGAAAGATTTGGCGAAGAGGCCGAGGGCTTGGAGATTGTGGCCAAAGTTGTAGCGAATCTTTCTGGTTTGAGCAGAGCAATGCAGCGAGATGGCTGTGTGGATAGCCCAAGCATTCTAAAAGATTTTACGCTCGGCTTCACTCAAGCTAAAGCTACATTCGACTATATTGATGTTGGCTACGGCAAAGAAAGAGCCGATTCCAAAATTAAAG AAACGACTAGGTGGCATCTGCGAAATCACAATTGTAAGCATATAATGCTCGGAATTTCGCATGATGCTGGCTATGCTCCTTTCTTGGACGAAACTCTTCAAAACGAGGCTACCCGACAGAGGATTAGCATCATCGAAGGCGTCGCTACTGTGCCTGATCTTGTTGCGACCAATGTCAAGATTGAAAAACTTGGGGGCGGCCTCTTCCGTGACGACAAGCTTTCTGATAAATACCCCACGCTGGCTCAAATAGCATCTAGCCAATCGCCCCCAGCTCAGTTGATTGCATCTCGCACAGCCAGCCCGGCTATAAGCGCCGGCTCCAGCCAAACTCGCACTCCGACCATGTCCTATGCCGGCATCGTTTCGAGTGCCAGCCCGCCGCCACAGATTACGCTTCCTTTTACGCTTCCACGAAAACAGCAGACGCCGTCTGGAACGGGATCTTGGCGAGAAAAGTCCCAGGCTCGTGTCCAATCTGAGTCACAGTACCAACTGATCCCGTCTAGCATACCAGACAATTGGAATCCTGGCCGCCGTGGTTTTGATGAACCCATCAGAGTGAATATACAAGTAATGGAAACGATCAAAAAGCGAAAAGATAACGACAAGCTATGCAATAATCACTACCTCCGAGGGCCCTGCGCGAAGAAGGACATTTGCCCGTTTGCCCACGATTACAAGATCAACGAGGATGAGATAAAGGCGGTTGCTGTGCTGGCTCGCCAGAATCCATGCTCATCTGGCCAGTATTGCGAGGCAGAAGACTGTATATATGGCCACCAT TGCCCTAGCATCCGGGATGGCGTTTGCGTTCACCCTTTTTGCAAATTCGCAGAAGACGCTCATCCTCCTGGAACAAAATATAAGAATGCTTACATCCATGCCAATTAG
- a CDS encoding uncharacterized protein (BUSCO:EOG092D3MB4): MSHPRVEEVSDSDPDMISDPDEVDIDDFAETDIIRARGPSTQKRIVDSSDDDDDDDAAAAAAAGARAQQFLNPMSGPGISTLPATSDRSAFNNHQCLYPVYFDASRTRAEGRRVSAALAVKNPLAREIANACSRLRLQTLLEPEKIHPKDWSNPGRVKVALKKNGGNIANKHHLYVLVAKYLRENPTTENSPGLRLRFGNQMQPPEDKPYPKPAVPRGWKMNDYLPYLSAAMTGGGVSENLFKDMMKEMQGGADPMAALLASQTGGGGGGGDGSGGASGAEESKKKKKDKKGKGKA; the protein is encoded by the coding sequence ATGTCTCACCCACGGGTAGAAGAAGTCTCAGACAGCGACCCGGACATGATCTCCGACCCCGATGAGGTCGACATCGACGACTTTGCCGAAACAGACATCATCCGCGCCCGCGGGCCCAGCACCCAGAAGCGCATCGTCGACTCgtcagacgacgacgacgatgacgacgccgccgcagccgcagccgccggAGCGCGCGCCCAGCAGTTCCTGAACCCCATGTCGGGCCCGGGCATCTCGACGCTGCCCGCCACCTCGGACCGCAGCGCCTTCAACAACCACCAGTGCCTGTACCCCGTCTACTTCGACGCCTCGCGGACCCGCGCCGAGGGCCGCCGCGTCAGCGCCGCCCTGGCCGTCAAGAACCCGCTGGCGCGCGAAATCGCAAACGCCTGCTCCCGCCTGCGCCTGCAGACGCTGCTCGAGCCCGAGAAGATCCACCCCAAGGACTGGTCCAACCCGGGCCGCGTCAAGGTCGCCCTCAAGAAGAACGGCGGCAACATTGCCAACAAGCACCACCTGTACGTCCTCGTGGCAAAATACCTGCGCGAGAACCCCACGACGGAGAACTCGCCCGGCCTGCGGCTGCGCTTCGGAAACCAGATGCAGCCGCCCGAGGACAAGCCCTACCCGAAGCCGGCGGTGCCGCGGGGCTGGAAGATGAACGACTACCTGCCGTATCTGAGCGCGGCCATGACGGGCGGGGGCGTTTCCGAGAATTTGTTCAAGGATATGATGAAGGAGATGCAGGGCGGGGCTGATCCCATGGCTGCGCTGCTTGCGAGCCAgactggcggcggcggtggtggtggtgatggcagTGGTGGCGCGAGCGGTGCGGaggagagcaagaagaagaagaaagataaaaagggcaAGGGGAAGGCTTGA
- the RVB1 gene encoding RuvB ATP-dependent DNA helicase pontin — MVQISEVKGNKRDNRTAAHTHIKGLGLKSDGYADTQAGGFVGQVPARESCGVVVDLIRAHKMAGRGVLLAGGPGTGKTALALAISQELGTKIPFCPIVGSEIYSSEVKKTEILMENFRRAIGLKVRETKEVYEGEVTELTPEEAENPLGGYGKTISTLLIGLKSAKGQKKLRLDPSIYEAIQKERVTVGDVIYIEANTGACKRVGRSDAYATEFDLEAEEYVPIPKGEVHKKKEIVQDVTLHDLDVANARPQGGQDIMSMMGQLLKPKMTEITDKLRAEINKVVGKYIDQGVAELVPGVLFIDEAHMLDVECFTYLNRALESHLAPIVVLASNRGMCTIRGTDDVVAAHGIPPDFLARMLIIPTSPYSADEIKKIVRLRATTEGVSITDAAIDKISEHGVRVSLRYCLQLLTPSSILAKANGRTQIDLQDVSECEDLFLDARRSAALLASEGGKGYL, encoded by the exons ATGGTCCAAATCAGCGAAGTCAAGGGCAACAAACGCGATAACCGCACTGCGGCTCACACACATATCAAGGGCCTGGGGCTAAAATCTGATGGATACGCTGATACCCAAGCTGGTGGCTTTGTTGGCCAGGTTCCCGCTCGAGAG TCATGCGGCGTGGTTGTCGATCTGATTCGAGCTCACAAAATGGCCGGCCGAGGTGTTCTGTTAGCTGGTGGCCCGGGAACTGGAAAGACGGCTTTGGCTCTTGCGATTAGCCAAGAATTGGGAACCAAGATTCCCTTTTGCCCAATCGTGGGCAGCGAGATCTATTCGTCAGAAGTCAAGAAGACCGAAATCCTGATGGAGAACTTCCGAAGAGCGATCGGCCTCAAGGTCCGGGAAACGAAGGAGGTCTATGAGGGCGAGGTTACCGAACTTACgccagaagaggcagagaatcCTTTGGGCGGCTACGGAAAGACGATCAGCACGCTGCTAATCGGACTGAAGAGCGCCAAGGGCCAGAAAAAGCTTCGATTGGACCCAAGCATCTACGAGGCTATCCAGAAGGAGAGAGTCACTGTCGGCGACGTCATCTACATTGAGGCGAACACCGGTGCTTGCAAGAGGGTGGGACGGTCCGATGCATATGCCACCGAGTTCGACCTTGAGGCCGAGGAATACGTACCCATCCCCAAGGGTGAGGtacacaagaagaaggagattgtGCAGGATGTCACATTGCATGACCTTGACGTTGCAAACGCTCGGCCGCAGGGTGGCCAGGACATCATGAGCATGATGGGCCAGTTGTTAAAGCCCAAGATGACAGAAATCACGGACAAACTGCGTGCCGAAATCAACAAGGTTGTTGGAAAATACATTGACCAGGGTGTGGCTGAATTGGTCCCAGGTGTTTTGTTCATCGACGAG GCTCACATGCTCGATGTGGAGTGCTTCACCTACCTAAACCGAGCATTGGAATCGCATCTCGCCCCCATTGTCGTTCTGGCTTCGAATCGGGGAATGTGCACAATAAGAGGCACTGACGACGTTGTTGCGGCTCATGGCATTCCTCCCGACTTTTTAGCGCGAATGCTCATCATACCCACGTCCCCATACTCGGCAGATGAGATCAAGAAGATTGTCAGGCTCCGTGCCACGACGGAGGGTGTCTCGATTACCGACGCTGCCATTGACAAAATTTCCGAGCACGGTGTCCGCGTTAGCTTAAGATACTGCCTACAGCTGCTGACACCCTCAAG CATTCTTGCCAAAGCGAATGGCCGTACTCAGATCGACCTCCAGGACGTGTCCGAATGTGAGGACCTCTTCCTAGACGCCCGCCGTAGCGCTGCACTATTGGCCAGCGAGGGGGGTAAAGGCTATCTGTAA
- a CDS encoding uncharacterized protein (EggNog:ENOG41~TransMembrane:10 (i109-128o140-158i170-190o196-218i230-250o283-303i315-334o354-372i384-403o409-427i)): MEAERMTVSPPPPAEIELHLSPYKNNPEEADGYHIAPQHPVISSDFQTKTKPSLLADDFRQLSISPAPSGRLSPIPHGPYNPTGVHPPPLEAPPSSWLKQFWLRNKPSILVAVSQFFGALMNLSARLLELDGDGIHPIQVLLLRQGLTSVLCCAYMWWKGIPDFFLGNKEVRWLLLARGFSGFFGIYGMWYSMMYLPLADATVIGFLAPGVAGLLCYFALREPFTRPEQIATGVALLGVILIAQPVSLFMDLSSSEEQVVDAPEQVDGAFPGLDREPTAEERLLAVGVALLGVLGAAGAFTCIRTIGKRAHPLISVNFFGMACTFICIMALTLAPTLNISQPHLRWITPSSWKGWFLLLWIAVPGFIMQYLLTSGLAADKSNKANAMIYTHMLFAVSFDRWIFDHSMSMTSLAGCALILGSAITVVFTKNPPVPKVNDVERQGNLEGEAEGSPMLVDIGGHVEGINLSRT; the protein is encoded by the coding sequence ATGGAGGCTGAACGAATGACCGTGTCCCCGCCTCCCCCGGCAGAGATTGAGCTGCACCTCTCCCCATACAAAAACAATccagaagaggcagatggCTACCATATTGCGCCGCAACATCCAGTTATTTCAAGCGATTTTCAGACGAAAACGAAACCATCGCTTTTGGCTGATGACTTCCGTCAACTTTCAATAAGTCCGGCTCCCAGTGGAAGACTCTCCCCGATTCCCCATGGACCATATAACCCGACAGGAGTCCATCCGCCTCCTCTCGAAGCGCCGCCGTCGTCTTGGTTGAAACAGTTTTGGTTAAGGAACAAGCCTTCTATACTTGTAGCGGTCTCTCAATTTTTCGGAGCTTTAATGAACCTCAGTGCTCGACTGCTGGAATTAGATGGCGATGGAATACATCCAATCCAGGTCCTTCTCCTTCGGCAAGGACTCACATCTGTCCTCTGCTGTGCATATATGTGGTGGAAGGGTATCCcagacttcttcttgggcaaTAAAGAGGTCAGATGGCTTCTGCTGGCTCGGGGTTTCTCGGGATTCTTTGGCATATACGGCATGTGGTATTCCATGATGTACCTGCCACTCGCCGATGCCACTGTTATTGGCTTTCTCGCCCCTGGTGTTGCTGGCCTTTTATGTTACTTTGCCTTGCGTGAGCCATTTACACGGCCTGAGCAAATTGCCACGGGTGTAGCCCTTTTAGGAGTGATACTCATTGCTCAGCCGGTTTCTTTGTTCATGGACCTCTCTTCGTCCGAAGAGCAGGTGGTGGATGCTCCTGAGCAAGTGGATGGGGCTTTCCCCGGTCTCGACCGTGAGCCAACAGCCGAAGAGCGGTTGCTCGCCGTTGGTGTTGCTCTTCTCGGGGTGTTGGGAGCTGCCGGCGCATTCACATGCATTCGTACCATCGGAAAACGCGCTCACCCTCTAATCTCGGTCAACTTTTTTGGCATGGCTTGCACGTTCATCTGCATCATGGCGTTGACTCTGGCACCAACCCTAAACATCAGCCAACCTCACCTGAGGTGGATCACTCCATCGTCTTGGAAGGGATGGTTTCTGCTCCTTTGGATCGCAGTGCCTGGCTTCATAATGCAATACCTGCTGACTTCGGGCCTTGCAGCCGACAAGTCCAACAAGGCAAATGCCATGATATACACGCACATGCTGTTTGCCGTTAGCTTTGACCGATGGATTTTCGACCACAGCATGAGCATGACAAGCCTAGCTGGCTGTGCCCTCATTCTCGGCAGCGCCATCACCGTCGTTTTCACGAAGAATCCGCCAGTTCCAAAAGTTAACGATGTCGAAAGGCAGGGAAATCtagaaggagaagcagaaggatcTCCAATGCTTGTCGATATTGGGGGTCATGTAGAAggaataaatttaagtagaACTTGA
- a CDS encoding uncharacterized protein (EggNog:ENOG41~SECRETED:SignalP(1-22)~TransMembrane:1 (n9-19c24/25o53-70i)), with the protein MSALFNFRSLLLVILLLICTSAYVHHFTPGIMDRNKNGVMGIFWKCARIGERLSPYISICCVIMAISILLS; encoded by the exons ATG TCTGCGCTTTTCAACTTCAGATCCCTCCTGCTCGTCATCTTGCTGCTGATTTGCACAAGCGCCTATGTACACCATTTCACCCCGGGTATCATGGACCGAAACAAGAACGG AGTTATGGGCATCTTCTGGAAGTGCGCAAGGATAGGAGAGCGACTAAGTccatatataagtatatgcTGTGTCATCATGGCC ATTTCCATCCTGCTCAGCTAA
- a CDS encoding uncharacterized protein (TransMembrane:2 (i33-54o74-89i)), whose translation MKNRKKKSKEQSKALPLLRESAWTIKVPFSARLAFSSILHIPCCMLRWLALLFLAKYDSTASVSSGELPAEARLASWIVTFFLSFRLTCRKYAIERDAEPE comes from the coding sequence ATGAAGAACcgaaagaagaaatcaaaagAGCAATCCAAGGctctgccgctgcttcgCGAATCCGCGTGGACAATCAAAGTCCCTTTCTCAGCTCGCCTCGCCTTCTCCTCCATTCTCCATATTCCCTGCTGTATGCTTCGCTGGCTGGCGCTCCTTTTCTTGGCCAAATACGACTCCACCGCCTCGGTGTCTTCGGGCGAGTTGCCCGCAGAAGCGAGGCTTGCCAGCTGGATTgtcactttttttctttcatttagACTTACGTGCCGAAAATATGCGATTGAGCGCGATGCTGAGCCCGAATAG